In Pyrus communis chromosome 1, drPyrComm1.1, whole genome shotgun sequence, the following are encoded in one genomic region:
- the LOC137723220 gene encoding uncharacterized protein isoform X1, with amino-acid sequence MAQAARLNLRLQKELKLLLTDPPPGASFPLLASSSSLTTIDARKASEFLPFSDFSNAAFGFRGKKKGFNNENVFFFFFFFFTEIKGPEGTVYAEGFFNIKIQIPERYPFQPPSVTFATPIYHPNIDTGGRICLDILNLPPKGAWQPSLNISTVLTSIGLLLSEPNPDDGLMCEASREFKYNRQAFDQKARSMTQKYAQVSASGSVCDSQSQPQSSANPLTVLLEVKASIHESKHEAESAVSSHKKVIGGSRKLSLESSGQTQKRNVCGKGNEVPKVQLFASDFGNKMEVKGTEKLLEHKCSQSQEKICGSRQKLSLEALSQPEKKSDGMENVVPTNHRSSLKLQNLPVPSSGSVVLQSGNSYKQGLHQGQDGKLIDDSTVVRSKRLRLSENKQSLASLNTSQIFDETNDKKFITPQLLPSVSHSDALSEPLSAAPALDSIYSQPHKDLIDGMGNGSVGISCKKLCLAGKKLSLGSRGSSEAHGKANKENGAPKVTENHTKCEMAHLQENNNNNILLQPRSLSSYPSKALPKQQNLKRDEKQQSDEDYNSGIAAGINKQEEGKKLAMCEAEAVIVLDSESSDEERSRPAMTISVLARKRMGKWRVRT; translated from the exons ATGGCTCAAGCCGCGCGGCTTAACCTCCGACTGCAGAAGGAGCTCAAGCTCCTCCTCACTGATCCTCCGCCGGGCGCCTCTTTCCCTCTCCTcgcttcctcctcctccctcaCCACCATCGACGCCCGTAAAGCTTCCGAGTTCCTCCCCTTTTCGGATTTTTCTAACGCCGCGTTTGGTTtccgaggaaaaaaaaagggattcaATAAcgaaaacgttttttttttttttttttttttttttacagagatCAAAGGTCCAGAAGGAACCGTGTACGCCGAAGGATTCTTCAACATTAAGATTCAGATACCCGAGAG GTACCCGTTTCAGCCTCCGAGTGTGACATTTGCGACGCCAATTTACCACCCGAATATCGACACCGGAGGCCGGATTTGCCTCGACATTCTCAATCTTCCTCCGAAG GGGGCATGGCAACCATCATTGAACATTTCAACTGTGCTTACAAGCATTGGGTTGTTATTGAGTGAACCCAATCCAGATGATGGCCTCATGTGTGAAGCG AGTAGGGAATTCAAGTACAACAGGCAAGCTTTCGACCAGAAAGCTCGATCTATGACTCAGAAATATGCCCAGGTGTCTGCTTCTGGGAGTGTTTGTGACTCTCAATCTCAACCTCAAAGCAGCGCAAATCCACTCACG GTGCTGCTGGAGGTTAAAGCTTCAATCCATGAGTCAAAACATGAAGCAGAGTCTGCTGTGAGTAGTCATAAGAAGGTAATTGGGGGTAGCAGGAAGCTGTCACTGGAGTCTTCAGGCCAAACCCAGAAAAGGAATGTTTGCGGGAAAGGAAATGAAGTGCCAAAAGTGCAACTCTTTGCCTCTGATTTCGGAAACAAGATGGAAGTCAAAGGAACAGAAAAGTTGCTGGAACATAAGTGCAGTCAGAGTCAGGAGAAGATATGTGGGAGCAGACAAAAATTGTCACTAGAAGCCCTCAGCCAACCTGAGAAGAAAAGTGATGGTATGGAGAATGTGGTGCCAACAAATCACCGTTCATCACTTAAACTGCAAAACCTTCCCGTGCCATCTTCAGGATCGGTCGTGCTGCAATCAGGAAACAGTTACAAGCAAGGACTTCATCAGGGTCAAGATGGTAAATTGATAGATGACAGCACAGTCGTGAGATCAAAGAGGCTGCGTCTATCTGAAAACAAGCAGTCATTGGCTTCTTTAAACACATCCCAAATATTTGATGAAACCAACGATAAAAAGTTCATTACCCCTCAACTGCTGCCCTCAGTGTCCCATTCTGATGCGTTGTCTGAGCCTTTGTCAGCGGCACCAGCTCTTGACAGCATCTACTCACAACCACATAAAGATTTGATTGATGGAATGGGAAATGGCTCCGTTGGAATAAGTTGCAAGAAGCTTTGCTTAGCTGGCAAGAAGCTTTCGTTGGGATCCAGAGGCTCATCAGAGGCACATGGAAAGGCTAACAAGGAGAATGGGGCGCCAAAGGTGACTGAGAATCATACAAAATGTGAGATGGCTCATTTGCAAGAGAACAACAATAATAACATTCTTCTGCAGCCCCGGAGTCTCTCTTCATATCCATCCAAGGCCCTTCCTAAGCAACAGAATTTGAAGCGGGATGAGAAGCAACAATCTGATGAAGATTACAATAGTGGGATTGCTGCAGGGattaataagcaagaagaagggaaaaaatTGGCAATGTGTGAGGCTGAGGCAGTGATTGTGCTGGATAGTGAAAGTAGTGATGAGGAAAGGAGTAGACCTGCGATGACTATATCAGTGCTAGCAAGAAAGCGCATGGGAAAGTGGAGAGTAAGAACTTGA
- the LOC137723220 gene encoding uncharacterized protein isoform X2: MAQAARLNLRLQKELKLLLTDPPPGASFPLLASSSSLTTIDAQIKGPEGTVYAEGFFNIKIQIPERYPFQPPSVTFATPIYHPNIDTGGRICLDILNLPPKGAWQPSLNISTVLTSIGLLLSEPNPDDGLMCEASREFKYNRQAFDQKARSMTQKYAQVSASGSVCDSQSQPQSSANPLTVLLEVKASIHESKHEAESAVSSHKKVIGGSRKLSLESSGQTQKRNVCGKGNEVPKVQLFASDFGNKMEVKGTEKLLEHKCSQSQEKICGSRQKLSLEALSQPEKKSDGMENVVPTNHRSSLKLQNLPVPSSGSVVLQSGNSYKQGLHQGQDGKLIDDSTVVRSKRLRLSENKQSLASLNTSQIFDETNDKKFITPQLLPSVSHSDALSEPLSAAPALDSIYSQPHKDLIDGMGNGSVGISCKKLCLAGKKLSLGSRGSSEAHGKANKENGAPKVTENHTKCEMAHLQENNNNNILLQPRSLSSYPSKALPKQQNLKRDEKQQSDEDYNSGIAAGINKQEEGKKLAMCEAEAVIVLDSESSDEERSRPAMTISVLARKRMGKWRVRT, translated from the exons ATGGCTCAAGCCGCGCGGCTTAACCTCCGACTGCAGAAGGAGCTCAAGCTCCTCCTCACTGATCCTCCGCCGGGCGCCTCTTTCCCTCTCCTcgcttcctcctcctccctcaCCACCATCGACGCCC agatCAAAGGTCCAGAAGGAACCGTGTACGCCGAAGGATTCTTCAACATTAAGATTCAGATACCCGAGAG GTACCCGTTTCAGCCTCCGAGTGTGACATTTGCGACGCCAATTTACCACCCGAATATCGACACCGGAGGCCGGATTTGCCTCGACATTCTCAATCTTCCTCCGAAG GGGGCATGGCAACCATCATTGAACATTTCAACTGTGCTTACAAGCATTGGGTTGTTATTGAGTGAACCCAATCCAGATGATGGCCTCATGTGTGAAGCG AGTAGGGAATTCAAGTACAACAGGCAAGCTTTCGACCAGAAAGCTCGATCTATGACTCAGAAATATGCCCAGGTGTCTGCTTCTGGGAGTGTTTGTGACTCTCAATCTCAACCTCAAAGCAGCGCAAATCCACTCACG GTGCTGCTGGAGGTTAAAGCTTCAATCCATGAGTCAAAACATGAAGCAGAGTCTGCTGTGAGTAGTCATAAGAAGGTAATTGGGGGTAGCAGGAAGCTGTCACTGGAGTCTTCAGGCCAAACCCAGAAAAGGAATGTTTGCGGGAAAGGAAATGAAGTGCCAAAAGTGCAACTCTTTGCCTCTGATTTCGGAAACAAGATGGAAGTCAAAGGAACAGAAAAGTTGCTGGAACATAAGTGCAGTCAGAGTCAGGAGAAGATATGTGGGAGCAGACAAAAATTGTCACTAGAAGCCCTCAGCCAACCTGAGAAGAAAAGTGATGGTATGGAGAATGTGGTGCCAACAAATCACCGTTCATCACTTAAACTGCAAAACCTTCCCGTGCCATCTTCAGGATCGGTCGTGCTGCAATCAGGAAACAGTTACAAGCAAGGACTTCATCAGGGTCAAGATGGTAAATTGATAGATGACAGCACAGTCGTGAGATCAAAGAGGCTGCGTCTATCTGAAAACAAGCAGTCATTGGCTTCTTTAAACACATCCCAAATATTTGATGAAACCAACGATAAAAAGTTCATTACCCCTCAACTGCTGCCCTCAGTGTCCCATTCTGATGCGTTGTCTGAGCCTTTGTCAGCGGCACCAGCTCTTGACAGCATCTACTCACAACCACATAAAGATTTGATTGATGGAATGGGAAATGGCTCCGTTGGAATAAGTTGCAAGAAGCTTTGCTTAGCTGGCAAGAAGCTTTCGTTGGGATCCAGAGGCTCATCAGAGGCACATGGAAAGGCTAACAAGGAGAATGGGGCGCCAAAGGTGACTGAGAATCATACAAAATGTGAGATGGCTCATTTGCAAGAGAACAACAATAATAACATTCTTCTGCAGCCCCGGAGTCTCTCTTCATATCCATCCAAGGCCCTTCCTAAGCAACAGAATTTGAAGCGGGATGAGAAGCAACAATCTGATGAAGATTACAATAGTGGGATTGCTGCAGGGattaataagcaagaagaagggaaaaaatTGGCAATGTGTGAGGCTGAGGCAGTGATTGTGCTGGATAGTGAAAGTAGTGATGAGGAAAGGAGTAGACCTGCGATGACTATATCAGTGCTAGCAAGAAAGCGCATGGGAAAGTGGAGAGTAAGAACTTGA
- the LOC137716958 gene encoding uncharacterized protein, which produces MAMATSCLSTLSCVSPSCSWSNWRRKHSSLSLVSSSSPSSALSFESRQHRRSHVVCMAPDEEKLTRRNPLDFPIEWERPKPGRRPDIFPQFSPMKTPLPPPMPYDPPEEDEDEEEKKEEEEEEQEQEEESPEKIDPDKNNI; this is translated from the exons ATGGCTATGGCGACGAGCTGCCTCTCAACACTGAGTTGCGTATCTCCTAGTTGCAGTTGGTCGAATTGGAGACGAAAGCACTCTTCTTTATCCCTAGTAAGCTCGTCGTCTCCGTCCTCCGCGTTGTCGTTCGAGTCTCGTCAGCATCGGAGGAGTCACGTGGTGTGTATGGCGCCGGATGAGGAGAAGCTCACCCGCCGCAACCCTCTCGATTTCCCGATT GAGTGGGAGAGACCGAAGCCGGGGCGGAGGCCTGACATTTTTCCGCAGTTCAGTCCTATGAAGACGCCTCTGCCGCCTCCTATGCCGTATGACCCGCCggaagaagacgaagacgaggaggagaagaaggaggaagaagaagaggagcaaGAGCAGGAGGAGGAATCTCCTGAGAAGATTGACCCAGATAAGAACAATATTTAA
- the LOC137716952 gene encoding G-type lectin S-receptor-like serine/threonine-protein kinase At1g11330, which yields MAAQGSRRLLLFSCFFLRYLLSCYAEVVVYTLKQGDQLRDQDADHLVSPHGYFKLGFFSPGASSDLGPTSNRFLGIWYSKLPNHPDAVWVANPETPVVDSSGVFMLDSDGKMKIKHGGGEIILWDHNRTVSGNVTGYMMDTGNFMLREVASDGTPGKILWESFDYPSNTLLPGMKLGLDFRTGRNRTVSSWFSGQVPTPGAFRLGVDPNRTNRLIIWRRDVVYWTSGIWESGSFQMAPQLTSRADLFEFTFVSNAEEKYFTYSVKDNSTLSRWELNTWGQLLQSILASDGTTWDTTATGPCTFNPDYPDAVCIKQTTSECRNGSELFLPIKGYLIDAQLTYNDSNPNLDLSDCHAICWRDCACIGYGPFHPNGSGCLYMREGAHFVKNNYFGVNYLVTKANNSRDGTPTEGSKKSKWWIWCIVGIILAAAVLPLGYFLYTRKRKSQHVQQTDNAETIQEQGLLDLGSQISGMGDIFKLKFGKSRRQEFKMFTFPELVAATDDFSFARRLGEGGFGPVYKGVLPDGQQVAVKRLARHSGQGLEEFMNEITLIAELQHSNLVRLLGCCIQGEEKILIYEYLTNTSLDAFLFDSTRVYLLDWQRRINIIEGIAQGLLYLHKYSRVRVIHRDLKASNILLDESMKPKISDFGMARIFTQNESRANTNRVVGTYGYMSPEYAMNGIFSEKSDVYSFGVLLLEIVSGRKNTVFVSSTNLSLIELAWGLWQQGDCLEIRDPSMDSCPKDEISKYVHVGLLCVQEHAVDRPTMSEVISMLTSDVMFLPDPKQPAFYVSRSEYGSSQAAIRSDMGSSNCVSITVMEPR from the exons ATGGCTGCACAGGGAAGCAGGAGGCTTCTGCTTTTCTCGTGTTTCTTCCTGCGGTATCTTCTCTCTTGTTATGCGGAAGTAGTGGTGTACACGCTCAAGCAAGGCGACCAGCTACGGGACCAGGACGCCGATCATCTCGTTTCTCCGCACGGTTACTTCAAGCTGGGGTTCTTCAGTCCCGGTGCTTCGAGTGACCTGGGGCCTACGAGCAATCGGTTCTTGGGAATATGGTACAGCAAACTACCAAATCACCCCGATGCGGTGTGGGTGGCAAACCCTGAAACTCCGGTCGTAGATTCGTCTGGAGTGTTTATGTTGGATAGTGATGGGAAAATGAAGATCAAACATGGTGGAGGGGAGATTATTCTGTGGGATCACAATCGGACAGTTTCCGGTAATGTGACTGGCTATATGATGGATACCGGAAACTTTATGTTAAGGGAAGTAGCATCGGATGGAACTCCCGGAAAGATTTTGTGGGAAAGTTTTGATTATCCATCAAACACATTGTTACCTGGAATGAAGTTAGGCTTGGACTTTAGGACTGGGCGTAATCGAACAGTTTCTTCATGGTTCAGCGGTCAGGTGCCTACGCCAGGTGCATTCCGGCTTGGTGTGGATCCCAATCGCACCAACCGGTTAATCATCTGGCGGCGAGACGTTGTATACTGGACCAGTGGGATCTGGGAAAGTGGAAGTTTTCAGATGGCCCCTCAACTGACAAGCAGGGCTGATTTGTTCGAGTTCACTTTTGTTTCAAATGCAGAGGAGAAGTACTTCACTTATTCTGTCAAAGACAACTCTACTCTTTCGAGATGGGAACTCAATACTTGGGGCCAACTCTTGCAGTCGATTTTAGCCTCAGACGGTACAACATGGGACACCACAGCTACAGGTCCATGTACGTTCAACCCAGATTATCCGGATGCAGTGTGCATAAAGCAGACGACCTCTGAATGCAGGAATGGTTCCGAGCTATTCCTACCGATAAAAGGCTACTTAATTGATGCTCAGTTGACATATAATGATAGTAACCCTAACTTGGATCTTAGCGACTGTCACGCAATTTGCTGGAGGGATTGCGCCTGTATCGGCTACGGACCTTTCCATCCCAATGGGTCTGGATGTCTGTATATGAGAGAAGGAGCACATTTTGTCAAGAATAATTACTTTGGAGTTAATTACCTCGTTACCAAAGCAAATAATAGCAGGG ATGGAACACCTACCGAAGGAAGTAAAAAGAGCAAATGGTGGATATGGTGTATCGTGGGGATTATACTTGCAGCGGCAGTGCTACCTTTGGGGTACTTCCTCTatacaaggaaaagaaagtCTCAACACGTGCAACAAACTG ACAATGCGGAAACAATCCAAGAGCAAGGGTTACTTGACTTGGGATCTCAAATCAGCGGAATGGGTGACATATTCAAACTCAAATTCGGCAAAAGCCGGCGGCAGGAATTTAAGATGTTCACTTTTCCTGAATTAGTGGCTGCAACAGATGACTTCTCATTTGCCAGAAGGCTAGGAGAGGGTGGTTTTGGACCGGTTTACAAG GGTGTATTACCAGACGGGCAACAGGTAGCAGTAAAGAGACTCGCAAGACATTCAGGACAAGGACTAGAAGAATTCATGAATGAGATAACACTCATAGCTGAACTTCAACATAGTAATCTTGTTCGGCTTTTGGGTTGTTGCATTCAAGGAGAAGAGAAGATTCTGATCTATGAATACTTGACAAATACAAGCTTGGATGCCTTCCTCTTTG ATTCCACTAGAGTGTATCTCTTAGATTGGCAGAGGCGCATCAACATCATTGAAGGGATTGCACAAGGACTTCTTTATCTTCATAAGTACTCTAGAGTTAGAGTCATACACAGAGATCTGAAAGCTAGCAACATTTTACTAGACGAAAGCATGAAACCTAAGATATCAGATTTTGGAATGGCCAGAATCTTCACACAGAATGAGTCCAGAGCAAATACGAATAGAGTTGTAGGAACATA TGGCTATATGTCTCCAGAGTATGCCATGAATGGCATTTTCTCTGAGAAGTCTGATGTATACAGCTTTGGAGTTTTACTGCTGGAGATCGTGAGTGGCAGAAAGAACACTGTTTTCGTTTCATCTACTAATCTCAGCCTTATTGAACTT GCCTGGGGTTTATGGCAACAAGGTGACTGTCTAGAGATAAGGGACCCATCAATGGACTCATGTCCAAAAGACGAAATTTCGAAATATGTTCATGTTGGTCTGCTATGTGTGCAAGAACATGCAGTGGATAGACCTACTATGTCGGAAGTAATATCCATGCTCACAAGTGATGTCATGTTTTTACCAGATCCAAAACAGCCCGCATTCTATGTCTCAAGAAGTGAATACGGATCATCCCAAGCTGCAATAAGGTCGGATATGGGTTCTTCAAATTGTGTATCTATAACTGTAATGGAACCTAGATAA
- the LOC137747306 gene encoding uncharacterized protein, protein MLDGLLGRGFASKCKSLIKSTKTRIDVIRRKRNATQKFLKKDIADLLTNGLDINAFGRADGLTAELILSSCYDFVERCCDLVLKNLSVMQKESDCPEECKEPVSSLMIAAARFSDLPELRDLRQLFQERYANSLEYFVNQKFVENIASKPPTLEKKVQLLKDIAVEFSINWDSKAFEQRMAKPPPAFTQDKPKTYGPSHVSDDKSKLSTGKSAVPKEHNLLPTERRFDLNDAQKLHKEKLGTVLKKDDHVPQTRHRPFGIEHKSLGAREDTVMEKDGHGILFRERQELASHKYEAWNRREDAPPKSVRSDSSSQGKGQERHHERGNNVPKRDFHEALPRVQPSVAGPHVKSNGQGLFAGDNYGGKQNDSKLGIKEEETPKLKPPYNYGVPPPYVKPNAKAKDRKHEVKDGSGSKSITKDPVAYNIAFVDNILRGVSVGSDDEDEKPAATKVNSHDHEKDRAHRDDASSNHIPKPRSSRRRHSRSRSSHNDAGNSEDTEVAIRKTRSRRTDESRRGLQLLFDDEHYKKDEEERRMDELLIHYSKKPSNLDSELSRRKPRSHHAQHAGTGVGESPRHASRDESEMVPTAVRSVSLPHEHSGPSEAPKVFARAASFQPYRSNPAKHVHPKLPDYEDLAAQFAALRGM, encoded by the exons ATGTTGGACGGGCTGCTGGGCCGTGGATTTGCCTCCAAATG CAAATCGCTGATTAAATCGACGAAGACTCGGATCGATGTGATACGGAGGAAGAGGAACGCAACGCAGAAGTTTCTGAAGAAGGATATCGCTGATCTGCTCACCAATGGCCTTGATATCAATGCTTTCGGAAGG GCTGATGGACTCACAGCGGAGTTGATCCTTTCTTCGTGTTATGACTTCGTTGAGCGATGCTGTGATTTGGTGCTCAAGAATCTTTCAGTTATGCAGAAAGAAAG TGATTGCCCTGAGGAATGTAAGGAACCTGTGTCATCGCTGATGATTGCTGCTGCAAGGTTCTCTGATTTACCAGAATTGCGTGACCTTAGGCAACTTTTTCAAGAGAGATACGCGAATTCTCTGGAGTATTTTGTGAATCAAAAG TTTGTTGAGAACATAGCTTCAAAGCCTCCTACACTGGAGAAGAAGGTTCAGTTATTGAAAGACATAGCAGTAGAGTTCTCAATAAATTGGGACTCCAAGGCCTTTGAACAGAGGATGGCAAAACCTCCTCCTGCGTTTACACAG GACAAGCCAAAAACTTACGGGCCTTCCCATGTTAGTGACGATAAAAGCAAATTGTCTACTGGGAAATCTGCAGTCCCAAAAGAACATAATCTTTTACCCACAGAAAGGAGATTTGATCTTAATGATGCTCAGAAATTACACAAGGAGAAGCTCGGTACTGTATTGAAAAAAGATGATCACGTTCCTCAAACGAGGCATAGACCCTTTGGGATAGAACATAAGTCTCTCGGTGCCAGGGAAGATACTGTCATGGAAAAAGATGGCCATGGAATTTTGTTCCGGGAAAGGCAAGAATTGGCTTCTCACAAATATGAAGCTTGGAATAGAAGGGAGGATGCTCCCCCAAAGTCAGTTAGATCAGACAGTTCATCTCAAGGAAAAGGACAGGAAAGGCATCACGAGAGGGGGAACAATGTTCCTAAAAGAGACTTCCATGAAGCTTTACCTCGTGTACAGCCAAGTGTTGCTGGACCTCATGTGAAAAGCAACGGTCAAGGCTTATTTGCTGGTGACAATTATGGTGGcaaacaaaatgactcaaaattaGGAATTAAAGAAGAAGAGACACCTAAGTTGAAGCCCCCCTACAATTATGGGGTCCCTCCTCCGTATGTGAAACCAAATGCCAAAGCAAAAGATAGAAAACATGAAGTCAAGGATGGTTCTGGCAGCAAGAGCATCACTAAGGATCCTGTAGCGTATAACATAGCCTTTGTTGACAATATACTCAGAGGGGTAAGCGTAGGATCTGATGATGAGGATGAGAAGCCTGCTGCTACAAAAGTTAATAGTCATGATCATGAGAAGGATCGTGCTCATCGGGATGATGCATCTAGCAACCACATACCAAAACCAAGATCTTCTAGGAGGAGACACTCAAGATCACGGTCCTCTCACAATGATGCTGGAAACAGTGAAGATACAGAAGTTGCAATCAGAAAAACAAGAAGCAGGAGAACGGATGAGTCACGACGAGGTCTACAACTGTTGTTTGATGACGAGCACTATAAGAAGGatgaagaagagaggagaatgGACGAGCTTCTGATTCATTACAGTAAAAAGCCATCTAACTTGGACTCAGAATTGTCAAGAAGAAAGCCGAGAAGTCATCACGCACAGCATGCAGGCACTGGTGTTGGTGAATCCCCAAGACACGCAAGCAGAGATGAGTCGGAAATGGTTCCAACAGCAGTAAGATCAGTTTCCCTTCCTCATGAACATAGCGGTCCATCAGAGGCACCCAAAGTATTTGCTCGTGCGGCTTCGTTTCAACCCTACAGGTCCAATCCAGCTAAGCATGTGCATCCCAAGCTCCCAGACTACGAAGATTTGGCCGCCCAATTTGCAGCCCTAAGAGGAATGTAA
- the LOC137745654 gene encoding probable endo-1,3(4)-beta-glucanase An02g00850, giving the protein MGDTLVMVVTLTIVLGLILVLLAELYCSLLLRRRQHKTNSYANIVADSAAAPHLPSAQQSQDHLTGPSLGSFLGILCAPTSFLSLPVSSSEEYCAVTKKQHSQPPPNDKISPSHGANYNEKAGGGSSGCGGGAAEHFVYISSPIYDNETIGRASGTNTPFQTPDMSPSRMEMGGSSSSSSGDEEVAQPTPSGPSNPITTPPLTPLKKHPAEACSVSLRDARSLGTSGSDSNSNNGHSSSSSGSPSTSPSW; this is encoded by the exons ATGGGGGACACACTGGTGATGGTGGTGACCCTCACCATAGTCttaggcttgatcttggtgcTGCTGGCCGAGCTCTACTGCTCACTCCTCCTCCGCCGACGCCAGCACAAAACCAACAGCTACGCCAACATCGTCGCTGACTCTGCAGCCGCTCCTCATCTGCCCTCAGCACAGCAGTCTCAAGACCACCTAACCGGCCCTTCTCTCGGCAGCTTCTTAGGCATTCTTTGCGCTCCGACAAGCTTCCTTTCCCTACCGGTTTCTTCCAGTGAAGAATACTGTGCGGTTACGAAGAAGCAGCACTCTCAGCCTCCTCCAA ATGACAAAATTAGTCCCAGTCACGGTGCTAATTATAACGAAAAAGCTGGTGGCGGCAGCAGCGGTTGCGGGGGTGGAGCTGCAGAGCATTTTGTGTACATTTCCAGCCCCATTTACGACAACGAAACGATCGGCAGGGCAAGCGGAACAAACACTCCTTTCCAAACGCCGGACATGTCGCCATCAAGGATGGAAATGgggggttcttcttcttcaagctccGGGGACGAAGAGGTTGCGCAACCAACCCCCTCAGGTCCGTCAAACCCAATTACCACGCCTCCTTTGACTCCGTTGAAGAAGCACCCTGCGGAGGCTTGCTCTGTTTCTCTCAGGGATGCAAGGTCTCTAGGCACTTCGGGTAGTGATTCCAATAGTAACAATGGCcactcttcctcctcctctggTTCTCCTTCCACTTCTCCTTCATGGTGA
- the LOC137744442 gene encoding ras-related protein RHN1-like isoform X2, translating into MARPGNKNIQAKLESTIGAAFFTQVLSLNEATIKFDIWDTAGQERYHSLAPMYYRGAAAAVVVYDITSMDSFLRAKKWVLEVQRQANPTLIMFLAGNKADLEDKRKVGSEEGEQYAKENGLVFIETSAKTAQNVNELFYEIAKKLAKASPSRQSGIKLHSRSPQNSRRMFCCS; encoded by the exons ATGGCGAGACCTGGCAATAAGAATATACAAGCCAAGCTG GAGTCAACAATTGGAGCAGCTTTCTTCACTCAGGTTCTGTCACTAAATGAAGCTACTATCAAATTCGATATATGGGACACCGCCGGCCAGGAACGGTACCACAGCCTGGCTCCAATGTACTACCGCGGTGCTGCTGCAGCTGTTGTGGTGTACGATATCACAAGCATG GATTCATTCCTTCGGGCGAAAAAATGGGTTCTAGAAGTGCAACGACAAG CAAATCCAACCTTAATAATGTTCTTGGCTGGTAACAAGGCTGATTTGGAAGATAAGAGAAAAGTAGGGTCTGAG GAAGGTGAGCAATATGCCAAGGAAAATGGTTTGGTTTTCATTGAAACATCTGCAAAAACTGCACAGAATGTAAATGAGCTCTTCTATGAAATAG CAAAAAAACTGGCCAAAGCTAGCCCTTCTCGTCAAAGTGGGATAAAATTGCATAGCAGATCACCGCAAAACAGCAGGAGAATGTTCTGTTGCTCTTGA
- the LOC137744442 gene encoding ras-related protein RHN1-like isoform X1, whose amino-acid sequence MARPGNKNIQAKLVLLGDMGTGKTSLVLRFVTGKFLEYQESTIGAAFFTQVLSLNEATIKFDIWDTAGQERYHSLAPMYYRGAAAAVVVYDITSMDSFLRAKKWVLEVQRQANPTLIMFLAGNKADLEDKRKVGSEEGEQYAKENGLVFIETSAKTAQNVNELFYEIAKKLAKASPSRQSGIKLHSRSPQNSRRMFCCS is encoded by the exons ATGGCGAGACCTGGCAATAAGAATATACAAGCCAAGCTG GTACTTCTTGGGGACATGGGAACTGGGAAAACAAGTTTGGTATTGAGATTTGTGACTGGAAAATTTTTGGAGTACCAG GAGTCAACAATTGGAGCAGCTTTCTTCACTCAGGTTCTGTCACTAAATGAAGCTACTATCAAATTCGATATATGGGACACCGCCGGCCAGGAACGGTACCACAGCCTGGCTCCAATGTACTACCGCGGTGCTGCTGCAGCTGTTGTGGTGTACGATATCACAAGCATG GATTCATTCCTTCGGGCGAAAAAATGGGTTCTAGAAGTGCAACGACAAG CAAATCCAACCTTAATAATGTTCTTGGCTGGTAACAAGGCTGATTTGGAAGATAAGAGAAAAGTAGGGTCTGAG GAAGGTGAGCAATATGCCAAGGAAAATGGTTTGGTTTTCATTGAAACATCTGCAAAAACTGCACAGAATGTAAATGAGCTCTTCTATGAAATAG CAAAAAAACTGGCCAAAGCTAGCCCTTCTCGTCAAAGTGGGATAAAATTGCATAGCAGATCACCGCAAAACAGCAGGAGAATGTTCTGTTGCTCTTGA